The following proteins are encoded in a genomic region of Mycobacterium kiyosense:
- the cydB gene encoding cytochrome c oxidase assembly protein produces MKLQELWFGLITTLFLGFFILEGFDFGVGMLMEPFARVSKGDREAHRRAALNTIGPVWDANEVWLITAGAAMFAAFPGWYATVFSTLYLPLLAILFGMIVRVVSIEWRGKVDDTKWRGWADFGIAAGSWLPAILWGTAFSILVRGLPVGPDGQVDLSIGDVLNPYTLLGGLATAGLFLFYGSVFVSLKTADSIRDDAHRFGRILALPVTVLVAAFGIWTQLAHGKDWTWAVLGVAVLAQVAAVLLVWRRASDGWAFVCTLLVVASVVVLLFGSLYPNLVPSTLNSQWNVTIYNASSTDYTLKIMTWVTAIMTPLTVVYQAWTYWVFRQRISADRIPASIGLTRRPS; encoded by the coding sequence GTGAAACTCCAAGAGTTGTGGTTCGGCCTCATCACGACACTGTTCCTCGGCTTTTTCATCCTCGAGGGCTTCGACTTCGGCGTGGGCATGCTGATGGAACCGTTCGCTCGGGTCAGCAAGGGCGATCGGGAAGCGCATCGGCGCGCGGCACTCAACACCATCGGGCCGGTGTGGGACGCCAACGAAGTCTGGCTGATCACCGCGGGCGCGGCCATGTTCGCGGCCTTCCCCGGCTGGTATGCCACCGTGTTCTCCACGCTCTATCTGCCGCTGCTGGCGATCCTGTTCGGCATGATCGTGCGCGTGGTGTCCATCGAGTGGCGCGGCAAGGTCGACGACACGAAATGGCGGGGCTGGGCCGACTTCGGCATTGCCGCCGGCTCCTGGCTTCCTGCAATCCTCTGGGGCACAGCGTTTTCCATTCTGGTGCGCGGGCTCCCGGTGGGCCCCGACGGACAGGTGGACCTCTCGATCGGTGACGTGCTCAACCCCTACACTCTGCTGGGTGGTCTGGCCACCGCCGGATTGTTCTTGTTCTACGGTTCGGTGTTCGTCTCGCTGAAGACGGCCGACTCCATCCGCGACGACGCCCACCGATTCGGCCGCATCTTGGCGCTGCCGGTAACGGTGTTGGTTGCCGCGTTCGGGATCTGGACGCAGCTGGCGCACGGCAAGGACTGGACCTGGGCGGTGCTGGGGGTGGCGGTGCTGGCCCAGGTGGCGGCGGTGCTGTTGGTGTGGCGACGCGCCTCCGATGGGTGGGCGTTCGTGTGCACGCTGCTGGTGGTTGCCAGCGTGGTGGTGCTGCTGTTCGGCTCGCTCTACCCCAACCTGGTTCCGTCCACGCTGAACAGTCAGTGGAACGTGACGATCTACAACGCGTCGTCCACCGATTACACCCTCAAGATCATGACCTGGGTGACCGCGATCATGACGCCGCTGACGGTGGTGTACCAGGCCTGGACGTATTGGGTATTCCGGCAACGCATCTCGGCTGACCGGATACCTGCGTCGATCGGTTTGACCAGGCGTCCGTCCTGA
- the cydD gene encoding thiol reductant ABC exporter subunit CydD has translation MDPRLWRASTALRRYLAASVLCGVVISGCAIAAAIVLGGLVARVATDPAARELREWSASLSILSALWVIRTLAHWLQARLGQRGASAVIADLSGQVLTAVTARPPDQLAAERDSAATVVTRGLDGLRPYFTGYLPTLLLAAILTPATVAVIACYDLKSMVIVVITLPLIPVFMVLIGLATADRAAAALQAMTTLQARLLDLIAGIPTLRALGRASGPERRIAELSAAHRRSTMSTLRIAFLSALVLELLATLGVALVAVSIGLRLVFGEMSLAVGLTVLLLAPDVYWPLRRIGVEFHAAQDGRAAADKAFALIGAPAAPPRAPGSRTVSARGAQIRLEHLSVTSRAGRAPDDLTAVVEPGAVTVFTGPNGAGKSTALQVIAGLTAPTSGRVTVGGVDIAELASEPWWEQLSWLPQRPVLVPGTVRDNLTLLGPLDDLESACTASGFDAVLPELPRGLDTVLGRDGVGLSLGQRQRLGLARTLGAAAPVLLLDEPTAHLDAATEDRVLRAVVARARAGATVVVVGHRERVLAIGDRVVEVVAGSEARHAPV, from the coding sequence GTGGACCCCCGGCTGTGGCGGGCGTCCACCGCATTGCGCCGCTACCTGGCCGCCAGTGTGCTCTGCGGCGTGGTGATCTCGGGCTGCGCCATCGCGGCGGCGATCGTCCTGGGCGGCCTGGTGGCGCGGGTCGCTACCGACCCCGCCGCGCGGGAGTTGCGCGAATGGTCGGCATCGCTGTCGATTCTGTCGGCACTGTGGGTTATCCGCACGCTGGCGCACTGGCTACAGGCCCGGCTGGGACAGCGGGGCGCCAGCGCGGTGATCGCCGACCTGAGCGGGCAAGTGTTGACGGCGGTGACGGCCCGACCACCCGATCAGCTTGCCGCAGAACGAGACTCGGCCGCCACGGTGGTCACCCGCGGCCTCGACGGCCTGCGCCCGTACTTCACCGGCTATCTGCCGACGTTGCTGCTGGCCGCGATCCTCACCCCGGCCACCGTCGCGGTGATCGCCTGCTACGACCTGAAGTCGATGGTCATTGTGGTGATCACGCTGCCACTGATACCGGTATTCATGGTGTTGATCGGATTGGCCACCGCCGACCGTGCCGCCGCCGCCCTGCAAGCCATGACCACCTTGCAGGCGAGGTTGCTGGATCTGATCGCCGGCATACCGACGCTGCGGGCGCTGGGGCGGGCGTCGGGACCTGAGCGCCGCATCGCCGAACTCAGTGCGGCGCATCGTCGTTCGACGATGTCCACCTTGCGGATCGCGTTCCTGTCGGCGCTCGTCCTCGAATTGCTGGCCACCCTGGGCGTGGCTCTGGTGGCGGTCAGCATCGGGCTTCGCCTGGTGTTCGGGGAGATGAGTCTGGCCGTCGGCTTGACCGTGTTGCTGCTGGCGCCGGACGTGTATTGGCCGCTGCGCCGCATCGGGGTGGAGTTTCACGCCGCGCAGGACGGACGAGCCGCGGCAGACAAGGCATTTGCGCTCATCGGCGCGCCCGCGGCGCCGCCGCGAGCGCCGGGTAGCCGGACTGTCAGCGCACGCGGGGCACAGATCCGCCTGGAGCACCTCAGCGTCACGTCCCGGGCGGGTCGCGCCCCCGACGATCTGACCGCCGTCGTCGAACCGGGCGCGGTGACGGTGTTCACCGGCCCTAACGGTGCGGGCAAAAGCACCGCGCTGCAGGTGATTGCGGGCCTGACGGCGCCCACGTCGGGCCGTGTCACCGTGGGGGGCGTCGACATCGCCGAACTGGCGTCCGAGCCGTGGTGGGAGCAGTTGTCCTGGCTGCCGCAACGCCCGGTGCTGGTGCCGGGGACGGTGCGCGACAACCTGACGCTGCTGGGTCCGCTGGACGATCTTGAGAGTGCTTGCACGGCTTCGGGATTCGACGCGGTGTTACCGGAGTTGCCACGCGGTCTGGACACCGTGCTGGGTCGCGACGGTGTGGGTTTGTCGCTCGGGCAGCGGCAACGGCTGGGTTTGGCGCGAACGCTCGGCGCTGCGGCGCCGGTGCTGTTGCTGGACGAACCCACCGCGCATCTGGACGCCGCCACCGAGGACCGAGTGCTGCGAGCCGTCGTCGCGCGGGCCCGCGCCGGCGCGACCGTGGTGGTCGTCGGGCATCGCGAGCGGGTCCTGGCGATCGGGGATCGGGTCGTCGAGGTGGTCGCCGGAAGCGAGGCGCGTCATGCGCCGGTCTGA